aaaaatgaaaaaaaaaaagggtcaagaaatgtttattaattttttttatttcattaatttttttttaaaaaaaaagaaatataattatttggtACTGGTGGATGAGAGAGCCAAAAGTCCTGCTGAAGCAATCACTGAAAAGAGATAATTGCTGAGAAATGGTTAAGGAAGACAGCATTGGAAAcggatttctttttaaattcttggCTTGATTTCAGCCATtgggcagtggccatgctggggcatcatcacATTCAACTCATAGGGGGATAACGATTATATTAAACACTTTTGTATATGCAAAAAGACCTTCactgtggaaattttactggtttgtcgttttgactgcagccatgctggagcactgccttcaagggttttagtcaactccaggatttattctttgtaagcctagtacttattttattggttccttttgctgaatagctaagttacggggatgcaaacacgcTAACACTGGTTCTCAAGCAGTGATTCAGGAACAAATacagatatagagatatacacacacacatgtgtgtatatatatgacaggcttgcttctttcagtttctgtggcACAAtgagccttggtggaatttgaactcagaaaaacaaaatgctttggtcagcccggtaccacacagtgggactgaacccagaaccatgaagaTGCACATCTCATTGGTTCTTGAATGCTGTCGTTCATGTATCCACCTGATGAAAACAGGTTTTTCTAATGACATAATATCTCCAGTAATCGATTAATCAGAAATtcattggaaacagctgtagtgaatcgATACATAATCCATctcttaattattcatttattattcacTTCTCTCAGAAGCTGCTCCTTGTGTAGATCCAAAGTATATTAGGAATCGTATGTTTAGTACAATGTGTGTTTCTTaatcgcaatggcccagtggctagggcagcggactcttggtttcaattcccagaccaggcgttgtgagtgtttattgagtgaaaacatttaaagctccacgaggctccggcagggggtggtggcgatccctgatgtactctttcgccacaactcccTCTGACTCTttcatctgttggcctgctcgcttagccagcagggtggcgttatttgaaggctaaaacaatgcgaagcgcattgtgaccagtgatgtgtagcaacatctgatagcctggtcggtcacggtgatatatatatatatatatatatatatatacacacatatatggcattaggaaggtcacccaaccatagaaaccatgccatatcagactggaacctggcgcAGCTCTCCAGCTTGACACCCCTGGTCAAACAGCCCCacccatggacaacagacgttatgatgacgatgatgatggttaagtGTCACAAGGTGAACAAAGGTCAACAACTTTTGGAGGGTGATGGTTGCAGGAAAATTACAAGAAGAAATTCCAAGGGGAAGATTTTTTGGGGAGGGATGACTggaaggctaaacaacaactgaaataaaatagATTTGGGTAAAAGGATACAAAGTGGAGTTGAGACTTTTCATTATAAGGAATGAGATAACGATGAGGAGAGCCAGGTAGAGGGCGTTGTTGTAGAAGATGGAGAAAGTGGTCGCTTCATAGTCGGCTACTTCGTTCTTTTTCCATAATATTctgaaaggataataataataagaagaagaaagtaaccatactctgggatatgtcaatatacacagatagagaaattaaggccaacaggccagatatagttgtcagacatcatcaagaaaaaacaaatgctttctaattgatgtatcaataccaacagatgataacgtttctctaaaagaaatggagaaactttcaaaatacaaagacctggaaataaagCTAACTTGATTGTggagaatttggtagacggaaactgacagaagcccgtcgtgtatatatttatgtgtgagtacatgtttgtgtgtctgttcgtccctgcaaccgatgctggtgtgtttacatccctgtaacttagcggttcagcaaaagagaccgatagaataagtactaggcttacaaagaataagtcctggggttgatttgctcaagtaaaaggcgatgctccagcatggccacagtaacatgactgaaacaggtaaaagaataaaagagatataacatacagaaaatagcactcctaggtactgcacacatcctgcATAAAACCCTTTCAATATAGTAACAATAAGGAGCATCacaacatacccaaggcacacgtctgctttccatgctggcatgggttggacggtttgaccgaggaccagcaatccaggaggctgcacccaGCTCCtctctgatctggcaaggtttcttcaGCAGGATGACCTCTGAGAGTGTAGagagtactttttacgtgccactggctcgGGAGCCAGATTGAATGTTTTGGTTGGATATGACTTGGtttgaatactaaaaggttaaagatttattgttcttttttcccaGTACAAATACTACCCGTACCATGAATTCTGGGTATGCTTGTAATTCAACCCTGGTACTTAAAAACACCCCACTTCcactggaataaataaataaataaaaacttacctCTCATCTTTTTCCTTCTTGCTCATCTTCTTGTCTTCACCCAACTTCTTCATCATTTCATTATTGACGGCAGACTCCCTCTTCTGGGCAACTCTAAAGGGCAAAGACAGGACAACGTtgtataaataacaaaacaaggACTACTGAAGGGTAAACAAACAAGACAGCACAGAGTTCTGTAAGAACAAGATTACATAATATCTTATATGCACAAGATTAtgaggagacccccttcagtcatgaatgaccatgggattgcacctacaaattACCCTCCCAGGAACAAGTCTGGTtgttttatgaaagaccagcagtcacccatgcataccagcctcctccacTCCACAcctctgatgttatccaagggaaaggcaaaggggtcgatacagcttggcacctgtgatgtcgcaactcatttctaaagctgagtgaactggagcaacgtgaaataaagtgtcttgctcaagaacacaacatgcagcccagtccaggaatcgaactcacaacctcacgatcgtaagctcgacgctctaaccactgggccatacgCCTTCACACACTCATAAAATAAGGTTTTGGTAGACCCGCAGcttatatataaagacccccttcagtcatgaaagaccatgggattgcacctagaaagttcctctctgaggcacaagtccgggcaggattgtttatggaagaccagtggtcacccatgcataccagcccctcctctccacaccactgatgatatccaaaggaaaagcaaaggggccgatacagcttggcaccagtgacatcgcaactcatttctacaactgagtgaagtggagcaacgtgaaataaagtgtcttgctcaagaacacaacacagtaaTGGTGATATTGCATGTATAttgtgtttagccccaggccagcttTGATCAAGCAAGTCTTTCAGCCATGACCACCCTGGCCAAGTACTGGCTGTCAAAGTTATcaagttatcaaagaagcttgagaggcggttggatggaacctacacttgcctccttatgagagctcaaaatctctcgtggaagcgccatccaaccaaaatgcaaatatatgggaaactaccacctgtgtcatctcttgtgaaaggtaagagagtccagtttgctggacattgttgtagagctgaaaaagaggtaatttctactcttctcctctggaagccatctactcgcaataccagagagtgcacactctcctaccctgatgtaatctccagggatacaggcatccagcaacaggacctccgtaatgccatgatggaccgtgaagtctggcgtaacatagtaaattccattgtctcgaccacggtcgaacaatgatgatgatgatggtgcccaCCCTGGTTAAATTCTTTAGCAGTGTTTAGAAACCAGTAATGTTATTACTTTCTGGATGAAgaatagaaaaaagaaggaaaaaacgtTCCATTTAAAGCCGAATACTTACTTGTGCTTAAGTACAAATTTGACGTTTTTGTAGGCATATGCCATTAGGTAGGTACTCAGCAAAGTTCCGACGATGAAGAGGAGAGCAGATTCCAAGACATCCATTTGGTGAATCCTCCAGAACAACCCTATGAGACACAGAAACAAAAGGTCAAGTTGcgaaaagggaaaaataaaagcTGATggagttcttttctttttttttaattcgaatcacaagaatctaaaaaaaaaaaatcaatcagccGTGTCTCAAAGCATTTAGTAAAAAGAGGTATTCTTGGTTACAGCGATGGGGGTTCcgattgatctgatcaatggaacaacctgctggggaaattaacgtgcaagtggatgagcactccacagacacgtgtacctatttctttactacccacaaggggctaaacacagagggaacaaacaaggatagacaaagggattaagtcgactatatcgaccccagtgcataactggaacttaatttatcaaccccgaaaggatgaaaggcaaaacataGAACCAGGGGTGGGCATGGGTGGgtcggtatcaaaagggttaaaagcataGTAAAGAACAAAATGGGGGACAGTTCAGGGAGTTATTACCCTTTCTGGCAACAAAACAGATTTCATAGTCAAGAGCAGGTTGTATAATGTTTTAATCCTTTATTTGTCTCGGACAttaaattgtggccatgctggggcactgctctgAAAGGTTTTGTAGAGCAAATCAGCCACTGCATTTATTTTTAAGCTTCGTAATCGTTTAATCTAGATGGAGATGAgggataaatacatatacacacgcatatatataacatacgacgggcttctttcagtttctgtctactaaatccacccatAAATAAAGTTTTGGTAGAcccgcagctatagtagaagacacttgtccaaagttccacgtagtgggacagaacccaagatcacatggttggTTGACAAGCTTTACAAGCCACGTCTGCACCTGGAGCAAAACATGGGCATTGAAATAAGGAGGATGTGTAAAAACTGGAGGAAAAATATGAGGTGAGCCTGCTCCATTGGATTTTGTGATGTTAACGTATAACAACGGAAGTGAGATGagctggaataaaaaaaaactggatatCAGACGAATCAGGTGTAGGGTGTAAGAGAGATAGGGAGGAAAAGACCAGATGGAAACATCTGTAAACATGTTTGATTAAAGGTATGCTGGATCGGAACAGCTGGGTTTAGAGAAAATCATGACGATTCTTGTTCGTTCAATGTTTGTGTGTAATCGGAAGAAGCTGGTAACTAATTCATTTCCAGCTCTTTTATCTCTGGAGTTTGTCTCTAAATGTGATTATTCAGacgaaaaaagataaaaagtgtATCCTTTTGGTCGTTTGAACGACCAGACGAAGAGAGAGAATGTAGCGACGGAAGCGAATCTACCAAGAACAATTATACtttcttatgtttatatatatatatacctatatattgtgtatgtatctacgtgtgtatacatgtagagacacgtctgtgagtgtatatacacttTCTCATATTTACATAgtttggatgtgtatatatatacttcatggttatatactgtatgtatataaatctctctctctctctatatatatatatacacacacactttctcatttatatagtgtgggtgtgtatatatttatactttcttatgtttatatactcgtgtgtgtatacgtctctttctctatatatattatgtatatattttatatacgtgtgtgtctatatagatcCGGCAATTCTTCAATTCCCGTCTCATgtaaagcaacaataataacaaatgcaACCTCGACATTCACAACTCTTGGCCCAGCTGTTGTGTAAAATAAATAACTTTGGcgataataataaatgtgaaaattaGCTGAAGATGCTTTAATTAAGAACCGAACCCCCCTCCGCGGCCCAGGACCTATGAAACGGGGAGATATTTTAGCGAGGCTTTTCCAAACAGCTTCGCCAAATGGCAAAGGCTGACGTGGCACACTTCGAAGTTGTTGTGGCAAAATGTGGAGACTTACAGATTGGGATGGTCGAGATAATCATGGCATTTCCGTAGAACAGAGCGGAGGATTTCGTGGAGACATCTCGGCTGAAATCTTGCAGGAGGAGTTCCTCCTCCCGTGTCAGTTTGTTCTGTTTGTGTCCGGAGCCGCGACTGCTGACCATGATTGATGATGGAACCCGATTGACGCAAGAgatcggagagagagagacagagcagaAAAGAGGGTGTGTGAGTAGAGTGGCAGCACAGCAGTGACACCACTTGGCGATGGCGGTTTCTAAGGGCAGATAACTTGTTATTCAGAGGgcggtgaaggtgcgtggcttagtggttaggggtattcggctcataatcgtaaggtcgtgagttcaattcccggcggcgcgttgtgtccttgagcaagaccatTTTAGTGGGcccggtgcgcgcacacgcgtaCTCGCGCGTCCGCGCTAACtggtgactagtcgatcctttctttgtttttgtgttttatttactttgtttaacaaaaattatttactttgtgtaaaaaaatgatttattttgtgttttatttactttgctaggtagtcgttgtaggatcgactagtcacgactagctagcgcagatgcacgagtgcgcgcaccgggaccactctttttaAGCAGTACCGACACTTGGTCATTCGATTCCATCGGCTCTAGGTTCAAACTGggacttattttgtcaacctcgaagggtaaaaggcaaaaatcaacctcggtggaatttgagctcagaaaataAAGCCGGAacaaatgcaactaagcattttgtccggcttcagccagctcgccgcctttcggcCTCATTTAATTTGTCATTCTTTGTGAC
Above is a window of Octopus sinensis linkage group LG25, ASM634580v1, whole genome shotgun sequence DNA encoding:
- the LOC115224328 gene encoding translocon-associated protein subunit gamma encodes the protein MVSSRGSGHKQNKLTREEELLLQDFSRDVSTKSSALFYGNAMIISTIPIWLFWRIHQMDVLESALLFIVGTLLSTYLMAYAYKNVKFVLKHKVAQKRESAVNNEMMKKLGEDKKMSKKEKDERILWKKNEVADYEATTFSIFYNNALYLALLIVISFLIMKSLNSTFNYLFSVIASAGLLALSSTSTK